The Sesamum indicum cultivar Zhongzhi No. 13 linkage group LG1, S_indicum_v1.0, whole genome shotgun sequence genome includes a window with the following:
- the LOC105165019 gene encoding uncharacterized protein LOC105165019, which translates to MRVVLTGKRILNRVPCWDGFKLCRNRPFCSSTHNSKPATSDSGGSSNNGSSSNPSLSTYSEQYKALDNLDFMTATKILFSESPKKKKFGLDFHLVQLFFACLPSLAVYLVAQYARSEMRKMDAELERKKQAEFEAQAKELELKAAEEKAAAAASNPELLEVKGRLDKLEVTVKEIVVAKKQADEAVRTGQDDIIEQKQAAQVEPDNSQHDSVGKNSKERGTVSNEGETGRLGPVPHASQSNQKENTKRGTFGEAKK; encoded by the exons ATGAGAGTTGTTCTTACGGGGAAGAGGATCTTGAATCGGGTCCCGTGTTGGGACGGGTTCAAACTCTGCCGAAACCGACCCTTTTGCTCATCCACCCACAACAGCAAACCCGCCACCAGTGACAGCGGGGGCAGCAGCAACAATGGGTCTTCTTCTAATCCTTCATTGAGTACTTACAGTGAGCAGTACAAAGCTCTGGACAATCTTGATTTCATGACGGCCACGAAGATTCTCTTCTCTGAATCtcccaagaagaagaaatttgg GTTGGATTTCCACCTGGTACAGCTATTCTTTGCTTGCCTGCCATCATTGG CTGTGTATCTCGTAGCTCAGTATGCACGCagtgaaatgagaaaaatggATGCg GAATTGGAGCGAAAGAAACAAGCTGAGTTTGAAGCACAAGCAAAAGAGCTGGAGCTGAAGGCTGCTGAAGaaaaagcagcagcagcagcatctAATCCAGAGCTTTTGGAGGTGAAAGGGAGACTAGATAAGCTTGAAGTGACAGTTAAGGAAATTGTTGTGGCCAAGAAGCAGGCGGACGAGGCTGTAAGAACAGGACAAGACGACATTATTGAGCAAAAACAAGCTGCTCAAGTTGAACCAGACAACAGTCAACATGACTCAGTAGGCAAGAATTCAAAGGAAAGAGGAACAGTCTCAAATGAAGGAGAGACTGGTAGGCTTGGACCAGTTCCTCATGCCTCACAGAGTAACCAAAAGGAGAATACAAAAAGAGGGACATTCGGGGAAGCAAAGAAATGA